One genomic segment of Calonectris borealis chromosome 18, bCalBor7.hap1.2, whole genome shotgun sequence includes these proteins:
- the DTX1 gene encoding E3 ubiquitin-protein ligase DTX1: MARQGSGAMLASGGLGFPPQNLARVVVWEWLNEHGRWRPYSAAVCHHIENVLKEDARGSVVLGQVDVQLAPYVIDLQSMHQFRQDTGTMRPVRRNFYDPSSAPGKGIVWEWENDNSSWTPYDMDICITIQNAYEKQHPWLDLSSLGFCYLIYFSSMSQMNRQTQRKRRLRRRMDLAYPLTMGSIPKSQSWPVGTSTGTPCSCPQCLLVNSTRAASNAILASQRRKLYPGAVRQSSTFAGAALWPAGTGTAAVAGGTTKGEGLRVPGGAFGPSPSVPGGVPLSGLNNLNRPGTQRGAGLGARATVPPGVPALPVKNLNSTGPVHPALAGMTGILMCAAGLPVCLTRAPKPILHPPPVSKSDIKPVPGVNGICRKTKKKHLKKSKTPEDVVRRYIQKVKNPPDEDCTICMERLVTSSGYEGVLSHRGIKPELVGKLGKCGHMYHLLCLLAMYNNGNKDGSLQCPTCKAIYGEKTGTQPPGKMEFHLIPHSLPGYTDSKTIRIVYDIPTGIQGPEHPNPGKKFTARGFPRHCYLPDNEKGRKVLKLLIVAWDRRLIFTIGTSNTTGESDTVVWNEIHHKTEFGSNLTGHGYPDPNYLDNVLAELLAQGVSEATLKD; the protein is encoded by the exons ATGGCGCGGCAGGGCTCGGGGGCCATGCTGGCCTCCGGTGGCCTGGgcttccccccccaaaacctggcCCGTGTGGTGGTGTGGGAGTGGCTGAACGAGCACGGGCGCTGGCGGCCCTACTCGGCTGCCGTCTGCCACCACATCGAGAACGTGCTGAAGGAGGACGCCCGTGGCAGTGTGGTGCTGGGCCAGGTCGACGTCCAGCTGGCGCCCTACGTCATTGACCTCCAGTCCATGCACCAGTTCCGGCAGGACACGG GGACCATGCGCCCCGTACGGAGGAACTTCTACGACCCGTCCTCGGCCCCGGGGAAGGGCATCGTGTGGGAATGGGAGAACGACAACAGCTCCTGGACGCCCTACGACATGGACATCTGCATCACCATCCAGAACGCCTACGAGAAGCAGCACCCCTGGCTGGACCTCTCCTCCCTGGGCTTCTGCTACCTCATCTACTTCAGCAGCATGTCCCAAATGAACCGGCAAACCCAACGCAAGCGCCGGCTCCGGCGTCGCATGGACCTGGCGTATCCCCTCACCATGGGCTCCATCCCCAAGTCGCAGTCGTGGCCGGTGGGCACCAGCACGGGGAcgccctgctcctgcccgcagTGCCTGCTGGTCAACAGCACCCGCGCCGCCTCCAACGCCATCCTGGCTTCCCAACGCCGCAAGCTCTACCCGGGTGCTGTCCGTCAGAGCAGCACCTTCGCCGGGGCGGCTCTATGgccggcggggacggggacggcggcGGTGGCGGGTGGCACGACcaagggcgaggggctgcgggtgCCCGGCGGGGCATTCGGCCCCAGCCCGAGCGTGCCCGGTGGGGTGCCGCTGTCCGGGCTCAACAATCTCAACCGGCCCGGCACGCAGCGGGGGGCCGGACTCGGCGCCCGTGCCACTGTCCCCCCGGG GGTGCCAGCCCTCCCGGTCAAGAACCTGAACAGCACCGGCCCCGTCCACCCCGCCCTCGCAG GGATGACGGGCATCCTCATGTGCGCCGCcgggctgcccgtctgcctgacCCGCGCCCCCAAACCCATCCTGCACCCGCCGCCCGTCAGCAAGAGCGACATCAAACCCGTGCCCGGGGTCAACGGCATCTGcaggaaaaccaaaaagaagcACCTCAAAAAGA GCAAGACCCCCGAGGACGTGGTGCGCCGCTACATCCAGAAGGTGAAGAACCCCCCGGACGAG GATTGCACCATCTGCATGGAGCGACTGGTCACCTCCTCCGGCTACGAGGGCGTCCTCAGCCACAGGGGCATCAAGCCGGAGCTGGTGGGCAAGCTGGGCAAGTGCGGGCACATGTaccacctcctctgcctcctggccATGTACAACAACGGCAACAAG GACGGCAGCCTGCAGTGCCCCACCTGTAAGGCCATTTACGGGGAGAAGACGGGCACGCAGCCCCCCGGGAAGATGGAGTTTCACCTCATCCCCCACTCCCTCCCGGGTTACACCGACTCCAAAACCATCCGGATCGTCTACGACATCCCCACCGGCATCCAG GGCCCGGAGCACCCCAATCCCGGCAAGAAGTTCACGGCACGCGGCTTCCCGCGGCACTGCTACCTGCCCGACAACGAGAAGGGCAGGAAG GTGCTGAAGCTGCTGATCGTGGCCTGGGACCGGCGGCTCATCTTCACCATCGGCACCTCCAACACCACGGGGGAGTCGGACACGGTGGTGTGGAACGAGATCCACCACAAGACCGAATTCGGCTCCAACCTGACGGGCCACGGCTACCCCGACCCCAACTACCTGGACAACGTCCTGGCCGAGCTGCTGGCCCAGGGCGTCTCCGAGGCCACCCTGAAGGACTGA
- the RASAL1 gene encoding rasGAP-activating-like protein 1, whose product MAKTTSLHCRVVEGKDLPAKDVSGSSDPYCLVKVDNEVVARTATVWKSLNPFWGEEYTLRLPRGFRSLAVYVLDEDTIGQDDVIGKVSLSRQQISAEPRGVDSWLSLAPVDPDEEVQGEIHLELRVPEQGHPRVLRCHLIEARDLAPRDLSGTSDPFARVSCCGHTLETAVIKKTRFPHWDEVLEFELAEGEPGEAVLSVEVWDWDIVGKNDFLGRLEIPLDTIGTDPAKGWFQLLPFPSTAEDHGGQLGALRLAVRLEEDRVLPPPYYQPLIQLLTEPILCPGQPPAGTALAILEEVTSGESRQDVATKLVKIFLGQGLAVPLLDYLIAHELARTTDPNTLFRSNSLASKSMEQFMKVVGLPYLHEVLKPVVNRIFEEKKYVELDPGKMELSRSRRISFKGSLSEARVRESSLELLKGYLGDIVDAIVGSVEKCPLLMRVAFKQLRRRVEERFPSPQHEEVRYFSISGFLFLRFFAPAVLTPKLFSLREQHANPRTGRTLLLLAKALQSIGNLGLQLGQGKEPWMAPLHAVLLPSVTRVKAFLDGLVTVESTEAGEGPVPPALLCPSATIKEGYLHTRTAGGPVLLPRFTFKKRYFWLSSEALTYSKSPEWQVRCSIPVPQMRVVERVDEGTFQHPHVMQVVAQDGAGQLHTTYIQCKSGQELWQWLWAVRQASSANEAMLPTCHPGTFRAGRWTCCLQPACTAPGCSRTHSTVVLGEWSDPLDPAAAAQTLYGHLRRAGARLRAAGAERPEGSAVSEPPCPGQAGGPVGGRLQAVLRDLDIAHDAFARRDGAPGSPPSPPPAPSPPPVPSPPAAPAPAT is encoded by the exons ATGGCCAAAACCACCTCCCTGCACTGCCGGGTGGTGGAGGGGAAGGACCTGCCCGCCAAGGACGT GTCCGGCTCCAGCGATCCCTACTGCCTGGTCAAGGTGGACAACGAGGTGGTGGCCAG GACGGCCACGGTGTGGAAGAGCCTGAaccctttttggggggaggaataCACCCTGCGCCTGCCCCGCGGCTTCCGCAGCCTCGCCGTCTACGTGCTGGATGAAGACACCATCGG GCAGGATGACGTTATCGGGAAGGTCTCGCTCAGCCGCCAGCAAATCTCGGCTGAGCCACGGG GTGTTGACAGCTGGCTCAGCCTGGCGCCCGTGGACCCCGACGAGGAGGTGCAAGGCGAGATCCACCTGGAGCTGCGGGTCCCCGAGCAGGGCCACCCGCGGGTGCTGCGCTGCCACCTCATCGAGGCCAG GGACCTGGCCCCCCGGGACCTCTCGGGCACCTCGGACCCCTTCGCTCGGGTGTCGTGCTGCGGGCACACCTTGGAGACAGCC GTGATTAAGAAAACCCGTTTCCCGCACTGGGACGAGGTGCTGGAGTTCGAGCTGGCGGAGGGCGAGCCGGGGGAGGCCGTGCTGAGCGTGGAGGTGTGGGACTGGGACATCGTGGGCAAGAACGACTTCTTGGGACGG CTCGAGATCCCCCTGGACACCATCGGCACAGACCCCGCCAAGGGCTGGTTCcagctcctgcccttccccagcaccgcCGAGGACCATGG GGGGCAGCTGGGCGCCCTGCGGCTGGCGGTGCGGCTGGAGGAGGACAGGGTCCTGCCCCCCCCCTACTACCAGCCCCTCATCCAGCTCCTCACCGAGCCCATCCTCTGCCCGGGccag ccccccgccgGCACGGCCCTGGCCATCCTGGAGGAGGTGACCTCGGGGGAGAGCCGGCAGGACGTGGCCACTAAGCTGGTGAAGATCTtcttggggcaggggctggccgTGCCCCTCCTGGACTATCTCATTGCCCACGAGCTGGCCAGGACCA CGGACCCCAACACCCTCTTCCGCTCCAACTCGCTGGCCTCCAAGTCcatggagcagttcatgaag GTGGTGGGGCTGCCCTACCTGCATGAGGTCCTGAAGCCCGTGGTGAATCGCATCTTTGAGGAGAAGAAGTACGTGGAGCTGGACCCTGGCAAGATGGAGCTGAGCCGCAGCAG GAGGATCTCCTTCAAGGGGTCCCTGTCGGAGGCACGGGTGCGGGAGAGCAGCCTGGAGCTGCTGAAGGGCTACCTGGGGGACATCGTCGACGCCATCGTGGGCTCAGTGGAAAAATGTCCCCTCCTCATGAGGGTGGCCTTCAAGCAGCTCCGCAGGCGGGTGGAGGAGCGGTTCCCCTCGCCGCAGCACGAg gaGGTGCGGTACTTCTCCATCAGCGGGTTTCTCTTCCTCCGCTTCTTCGCCCCCGCCGTCCTCACCCCGAAGCTCTTCAGCCTCCGGGAGCAGCACGCCAACCCCCGCACCGGCCGCACGCTCCTGCTGCTCGCCAAG GCGCTGCAGAGCATTGGCAacctggggctgcagctggggcagggcaAGGAGCCGTGGATGGCTCCGCTGCACGCCGTCCTGCTGCCCAGCGTCACCCGCGTCAAAGCCTTCCTGGATGGCCTGGTCACGGTGGAGAGCACCGAGG cgggcgaggggccggtgccaCCAGCACTTCTCTGCCCCTCGGCCACCATCAAGGAGGGGTACCTGCACACCCGCACGGCGGGGGGGCCCGTCCTGCTGCCCCGCTTCACCTTCAAGAAGAGGTACTTCTGGCTCAGCAGCGAGGCCCTGACTTACTCCAAGTCCCCCGAGTGGCAG gtgCGCTGCTCCATCCCCGTGCCGCAGATGCGGGTGGTGGAGCGGGTGGACGagggcaccttccagcacccccaCGTCATGCAGGTCGTGGCGCAGGATGGCGCCGGGCAGCTCCACACCACCTACATCCAGTGTAAG AGCGGCCAGGAGCTGTGGCAGTGGCTCTGGGCGGTGCGGCAGGCCAGCAGTGCCAACGAGGCCATGCTGCCCACCTGCCACCCGGGCACCTTCCGCGCCGGCCGCTggacctgctgcctgcagcctgcctgcaccg CGCCTGGGTGCAGCCGGACCCACAGCACCGTGGTGCTGGGCGAGTGGAGCGACCCCCTGgaccccgcggcggcggcgcagaCCCTCTACGGGCACCTCCGGCGAGCAGGGGCCCGGTTGCG ggcggcgggggccgagCGTCCCGAGGGCAGCGCGGTGTCCGAgcccccctgcccggggcaggcag GCGGGCCCGTCGGGGGGCGGTTGCAGGCGGTGCTGCGGGACCTGGACATCGCCCACGACGCCTTCGCCCGCCGGGACGGCGCCCCGGGGtcgcccccgagcccccccccggcaccgAGCCCACCCCCGGTACCGagcccccccgcggccccggcgcccgCTACTTGA
- the WSB2 gene encoding WD repeat and SOCS box-containing protein 2 isoform X4, producing MKPNGEEPVLLAELKPGRPQRYDWKSSCETWSVAFSPDGAWFAWSQGHCVVKLIPWPLEEAELSCKTSERKNRGSKAEARSRGVAKEKTLECGQIVWGLAFSAWPAAEAGETDPACALGLPCLILATGLNDGQIKVWEVQTGHLLFSLLGHQDVVRDLSFAPNGSPILVSASRDKTLRVWDLSRDGRQVQVLSGHVQWVYCCSISPDCSMLCSAAGEKSALLWSMRSYTLIRRLEGHQSSVVSCDFSPDSALLVTASYDACVIMWDPYTGEQLRTLRHVPLHSAVDYSSEVHTSSLRSVCFSPEGLYLATVADDSSALQGTVPPALLPCCDTPGML from the exons ATGAAGCCGAACGGAG AGGAGCCGGTGCTGCTGGCGGAGCTGAAGCCGGGCCGTCCCCAGCGCTACGACTGGAAATCCAGCTGCGAGACCTGGAGCGTGGCCTTCTCCCCCGACGGCGCCTGGTTCGCCTGGTCGCAGGGACACTGCGTGGTCAAGCTGATCCCCTGGCCCCTGGAGGAGGCCGAGCT CAGCTGCAAAACCTCGGAGCGCAAGAACCGCGGCAGCAAAGCGGAGGCAAGGAGCCGAGGGGTGGCCAAGGAGAAGACGCTGGAGTGCGGCCAGATCGTGTGGGGCCTGGCCTTCAGCGCCTGGCCGGCGGCAGAGGCGGGGGAGACGGACCCCGCCTGCGCCCTGGGTCTTCCCTGCCTGATCCTGGCCACCGGGCTCAACGACGGGCAGATCAAGGTCTGGGAGGTGCAGACAG GACacctcctcttcagcctcttgGGACACCAGGACGTCGTCAGAGACCTGAGCTTTGCCCCCAATGGAAGCCCCATCCTTGTGTCGGCCTCGCGGGACAAGACTTTGCGCGTCTGGGACCTGAGCAGAGATG GGCGGCAGGTCCAGGTGCTGTCGGGCCACGTGCAGTGGGTCTACTGCTGCTCCATCTCCCCGGACTGCAGCATGCTCTGCTCCGCTGCCGGAGAGAAGTCG GCGCTGCTGTGGAGCATGCGGTCCTACACCCTCATCCGGAGGCTGGAGGGGCACCAGAGCAGCGTGGTGTCGTGCGACTTCTCGCCGGACTCGGCGCTCCTCGTCACTGCTTCCTACGACGCCTGTGTCATCATGTGGGACCCCTACACCGGGGAGCAGCTGAGGACGCTGCG CCACGTCCCCTTGCACTCGGCGGTGGACTACAGCAGCGAAGTCCACACCAGCTCCCTGCGCTCTGTCTGCTTCTCTCCTGAGGGCCTCTACCTGGCCACGGTGGCGGACGACAG CTCAGCTCTACAGGGGACAGTGCCTCCTGCCTTGCTGCCGTGTTGTGACACTCCTGGGATGCTCTAA
- the WSB2 gene encoding WD repeat and SOCS box-containing protein 2 isoform X3 has product MKPNGEEPVLLAELKPGRPQRYDWKSSCETWSVAFSPDGAWFAWSQGHCVVKLIPWPLEEAELSCKTSERKNRGSKAEARSRGVAKEKTLECGQIVWGLAFSAWPAAEAGETDPACALGLPCLILATGLNDGQIKVWEVQTGHLLFSLLGHQDVVRDLSFAPNGSPILVSASRDKTLRVWDLSRDGRQVQVLSGHVQWVYCCSISPDCSMLCSAAGEKSALLWSMRSYTLIRRLEGHQSSVVSCDFSPDSALLVTASYDACVIMWDPYTGEQLRTLRHVPLHSAVDYSSEVHTSSLRSVCFSPEGLYLATVADDRTRDGHVQFWTAPRVLSSLKHLCRKALRTFLTTYQVLALPIPRKLKEFLTYRTF; this is encoded by the exons ATGAAGCCGAACGGAG AGGAGCCGGTGCTGCTGGCGGAGCTGAAGCCGGGCCGTCCCCAGCGCTACGACTGGAAATCCAGCTGCGAGACCTGGAGCGTGGCCTTCTCCCCCGACGGCGCCTGGTTCGCCTGGTCGCAGGGACACTGCGTGGTCAAGCTGATCCCCTGGCCCCTGGAGGAGGCCGAGCT CAGCTGCAAAACCTCGGAGCGCAAGAACCGCGGCAGCAAAGCGGAGGCAAGGAGCCGAGGGGTGGCCAAGGAGAAGACGCTGGAGTGCGGCCAGATCGTGTGGGGCCTGGCCTTCAGCGCCTGGCCGGCGGCAGAGGCGGGGGAGACGGACCCCGCCTGCGCCCTGGGTCTTCCCTGCCTGATCCTGGCCACCGGGCTCAACGACGGGCAGATCAAGGTCTGGGAGGTGCAGACAG GACacctcctcttcagcctcttgGGACACCAGGACGTCGTCAGAGACCTGAGCTTTGCCCCCAATGGAAGCCCCATCCTTGTGTCGGCCTCGCGGGACAAGACTTTGCGCGTCTGGGACCTGAGCAGAGATG GGCGGCAGGTCCAGGTGCTGTCGGGCCACGTGCAGTGGGTCTACTGCTGCTCCATCTCCCCGGACTGCAGCATGCTCTGCTCCGCTGCCGGAGAGAAGTCG GCGCTGCTGTGGAGCATGCGGTCCTACACCCTCATCCGGAGGCTGGAGGGGCACCAGAGCAGCGTGGTGTCGTGCGACTTCTCGCCGGACTCGGCGCTCCTCGTCACTGCTTCCTACGACGCCTGTGTCATCATGTGGGACCCCTACACCGGGGAGCAGCTGAGGACGCTGCG CCACGTCCCCTTGCACTCGGCGGTGGACTACAGCAGCGAAGTCCACACCAGCTCCCTGCGCTCTGTCTGCTTCTCTCCTGAGGGCCTCTACCTGGCCACGGTGGCGGACGACAG GACCAGAGATGGCCACGTCCAATTCTGGACCGCTCCAAGGGTCCTCTCGTCACTAAAGCACTTGTGTCGCAAAGCGCTGCGCACCTTCCTGACGACGTACCAGGTCCTCGCGCTCCCCATTCCCAGGAAGCTGAAGGAATTCCTCACTTACCGGACCTTTTAA
- the WSB2 gene encoding WD repeat and SOCS box-containing protein 2 isoform X1, giving the protein MKPNGEEPVLLAELKPGRPQRYDWKSSCETWSVAFSPDGAWFAWSQGHCVVKLIPWPLEEAELSCKTSERKNRGSKAEARSRGVAKEKTLECGQIVWGLAFSAWPAAEAGETDPACALGLPCLILATGLNDGQIKVWEVQTGHLLFSLLGHQDVVRDLSFAPNGSPILVSASRDKTLRVWDLSRDGRQVQVLSGHVQWVYCCSISPDCSMLCSAAGEKSALLWSMRSYTLIRRLEGHQSSVVSCDFSPDSALLVTASYDACVIMWDPYTGEQLRTLRHVPLHSAVDYSSEVHTSSLRSVCFSPEGLYLATVADDRLLRIWALELRSPVAFAPMTNGLCCMYFPHGGFIATGTRDGHVQFWTAPRVLSSLKHLCRKALRTFLTTYQVLALPIPRKLKEFLTYRTF; this is encoded by the exons ATGAAGCCGAACGGAG AGGAGCCGGTGCTGCTGGCGGAGCTGAAGCCGGGCCGTCCCCAGCGCTACGACTGGAAATCCAGCTGCGAGACCTGGAGCGTGGCCTTCTCCCCCGACGGCGCCTGGTTCGCCTGGTCGCAGGGACACTGCGTGGTCAAGCTGATCCCCTGGCCCCTGGAGGAGGCCGAGCT CAGCTGCAAAACCTCGGAGCGCAAGAACCGCGGCAGCAAAGCGGAGGCAAGGAGCCGAGGGGTGGCCAAGGAGAAGACGCTGGAGTGCGGCCAGATCGTGTGGGGCCTGGCCTTCAGCGCCTGGCCGGCGGCAGAGGCGGGGGAGACGGACCCCGCCTGCGCCCTGGGTCTTCCCTGCCTGATCCTGGCCACCGGGCTCAACGACGGGCAGATCAAGGTCTGGGAGGTGCAGACAG GACacctcctcttcagcctcttgGGACACCAGGACGTCGTCAGAGACCTGAGCTTTGCCCCCAATGGAAGCCCCATCCTTGTGTCGGCCTCGCGGGACAAGACTTTGCGCGTCTGGGACCTGAGCAGAGATG GGCGGCAGGTCCAGGTGCTGTCGGGCCACGTGCAGTGGGTCTACTGCTGCTCCATCTCCCCGGACTGCAGCATGCTCTGCTCCGCTGCCGGAGAGAAGTCG GCGCTGCTGTGGAGCATGCGGTCCTACACCCTCATCCGGAGGCTGGAGGGGCACCAGAGCAGCGTGGTGTCGTGCGACTTCTCGCCGGACTCGGCGCTCCTCGTCACTGCTTCCTACGACGCCTGTGTCATCATGTGGGACCCCTACACCGGGGAGCAGCTGAGGACGCTGCG CCACGTCCCCTTGCACTCGGCGGTGGACTACAGCAGCGAAGTCCACACCAGCTCCCTGCGCTCTGTCTGCTTCTCTCCTGAGGGCCTCTACCTGGCCACGGTGGCGGACGACAG GCTCCTGAGGATCTGGGCGTTGGAGCTGCGGTCTCCGGTTGCGTTTGCTCCCATGACCAACGGCCTTTGCTGCATGTACTTTCCACACGGCGGTTTCATTGCCACAGG GACCAGAGATGGCCACGTCCAATTCTGGACCGCTCCAAGGGTCCTCTCGTCACTAAAGCACTTGTGTCGCAAAGCGCTGCGCACCTTCCTGACGACGTACCAGGTCCTCGCGCTCCCCATTCCCAGGAAGCTGAAGGAATTCCTCACTTACCGGACCTTTTAA
- the WSB2 gene encoding WD repeat and SOCS box-containing protein 2 isoform X2, producing the protein MKPNGEEPVLLAELKPGRPQRYDWKSSCETWSVAFSPDGAWFAWSQGHCVVKLIPWPLEEAELCKTSERKNRGSKAEARSRGVAKEKTLECGQIVWGLAFSAWPAAEAGETDPACALGLPCLILATGLNDGQIKVWEVQTGHLLFSLLGHQDVVRDLSFAPNGSPILVSASRDKTLRVWDLSRDGRQVQVLSGHVQWVYCCSISPDCSMLCSAAGEKSALLWSMRSYTLIRRLEGHQSSVVSCDFSPDSALLVTASYDACVIMWDPYTGEQLRTLRHVPLHSAVDYSSEVHTSSLRSVCFSPEGLYLATVADDRLLRIWALELRSPVAFAPMTNGLCCMYFPHGGFIATGTRDGHVQFWTAPRVLSSLKHLCRKALRTFLTTYQVLALPIPRKLKEFLTYRTF; encoded by the exons ATGAAGCCGAACGGAG AGGAGCCGGTGCTGCTGGCGGAGCTGAAGCCGGGCCGTCCCCAGCGCTACGACTGGAAATCCAGCTGCGAGACCTGGAGCGTGGCCTTCTCCCCCGACGGCGCCTGGTTCGCCTGGTCGCAGGGACACTGCGTGGTCAAGCTGATCCCCTGGCCCCTGGAGGAGGCCGAGCT CTGCAAAACCTCGGAGCGCAAGAACCGCGGCAGCAAAGCGGAGGCAAGGAGCCGAGGGGTGGCCAAGGAGAAGACGCTGGAGTGCGGCCAGATCGTGTGGGGCCTGGCCTTCAGCGCCTGGCCGGCGGCAGAGGCGGGGGAGACGGACCCCGCCTGCGCCCTGGGTCTTCCCTGCCTGATCCTGGCCACCGGGCTCAACGACGGGCAGATCAAGGTCTGGGAGGTGCAGACAG GACacctcctcttcagcctcttgGGACACCAGGACGTCGTCAGAGACCTGAGCTTTGCCCCCAATGGAAGCCCCATCCTTGTGTCGGCCTCGCGGGACAAGACTTTGCGCGTCTGGGACCTGAGCAGAGATG GGCGGCAGGTCCAGGTGCTGTCGGGCCACGTGCAGTGGGTCTACTGCTGCTCCATCTCCCCGGACTGCAGCATGCTCTGCTCCGCTGCCGGAGAGAAGTCG GCGCTGCTGTGGAGCATGCGGTCCTACACCCTCATCCGGAGGCTGGAGGGGCACCAGAGCAGCGTGGTGTCGTGCGACTTCTCGCCGGACTCGGCGCTCCTCGTCACTGCTTCCTACGACGCCTGTGTCATCATGTGGGACCCCTACACCGGGGAGCAGCTGAGGACGCTGCG CCACGTCCCCTTGCACTCGGCGGTGGACTACAGCAGCGAAGTCCACACCAGCTCCCTGCGCTCTGTCTGCTTCTCTCCTGAGGGCCTCTACCTGGCCACGGTGGCGGACGACAG GCTCCTGAGGATCTGGGCGTTGGAGCTGCGGTCTCCGGTTGCGTTTGCTCCCATGACCAACGGCCTTTGCTGCATGTACTTTCCACACGGCGGTTTCATTGCCACAGG GACCAGAGATGGCCACGTCCAATTCTGGACCGCTCCAAGGGTCCTCTCGTCACTAAAGCACTTGTGTCGCAAAGCGCTGCGCACCTTCCTGACGACGTACCAGGTCCTCGCGCTCCCCATTCCCAGGAAGCTGAAGGAATTCCTCACTTACCGGACCTTTTAA